The DNA window GCGACGAACGGCAAGCGCCGGGCAAACAAAACGGCAACGGATTCGGCGCCTCGTTCCGTTATGCGCTGACGCCGACGCTCAGCCTCATCGCCGCCGCCTCGGCGTCTCAAACCACGCAGCGGCAGCAACACGCCGCCGGCTATCGCCGGCGCATCGATACGCTGGCCGAAGGGGTTCTCTATGCGTCGAAAAAAATCTATCTTGCGGCCGTGTTCACCCAAAGCGACAACGCCATCAGCCCGCAACAAACCGCTAACCACGGTTCGGCGTCAAGCTATGAAGCGCTCGCCAAATATCGGCTGACGGACCATATTCAACCCAACATCGGCTATACCCGCTTGATACAGGCCCGGGCAGGCCGGAACACGGACTTATTGAACTATGAGGAGTTGGGGGTCACCTGGTTGCTCAACGGCAATATGCAGGTGTTCATTAACTATGAATTCAATAACCTTTCGCAGCACGCGGCCGGCGTCGATGCGTCGGACAAGCTCGATATGGGCATCAGCTATCACTGCTGATCCGCTCTCCCGCAGCCAATAAAAAGCCCCGTCCGGTGAGGGGCGAGGCTCGCGACGCGTTGAGTCTTTAGCTGTTCACGAACGCCAGCAGATCGGCGTTGACCTGATCGGCATGGGTGGTCGGGATGCCGTGCGGCGCGCCCTTATAGGTATGGAGCGTGCCGTTTTGCACCAGCTTGGCCGACAGCACGCCGGAGTCCTGATAAGGCACCACCTGATCGTCGTCGCCGTGGATCACCAGCACCGGAATGGCAATCTTCTTGAGATCCTCGGTGAAATCGGTCTGCGAGAAGGCGACAATGCCGTCGTAGTGCGCCTTGGCGCCGCCCATCATGCCCTGGCGCCACCAGTTCCAGATAATCGCCTCAGAGGGTTTGGCGCCCGGGCGGTTATAGCCGTAGAACGGGCCGGCGGGCACGTCGTAATAGAACTGTGCCCGGTTGGCGGCCAGCTGCGCCTGGAAATCATCGAACACCGCTTTGGGGGTACCCTGCGGATTGGCGTCGGTTTTTACCATCAGCGGCGGCACCGCGCTGATCAGCACCGCTTTGGACACCTTGTCCTCGGCGTGGCGCACAATATAGCGCACCACTTCGCCGCCGCCCGTCGAGTGGCCCACGTGCATCGCGCCCTGCACGCCGAGGTGTTTTACCACCGCGGCGACGTCATCGGCGTAGTGGTCCATGTCGTGCCCTTCCGACACCTGGCTGGAGCGGCCGTGGCCGCGGCGATCGTGCGCCACCACGCGGAACCCTTTGTTCACGAAGAACAGCATCTGGGCATCCCAGTCATCGCTGGACAGCGGCCAGCCGTGGTGGAAGTAGATGACCTTGCCGTTTTTGGGGCCCCAATCCTTGTAGAAAATCTCGACGCCATCGCTGGTCGTTACGTAACCCATGTCGTTTCTCCCATTTACACATTGTCAGAAAATAAGACGGATAGTGCTCACGACGCCGGTATGGCAAGCTCCCTCATCCCGGTTGGCCGGCGATCTTGCGTTGATCGCTTAACGAGTATAGGTTTAAACCTTACTTTAAGGTCAAATGCAGTTCTGCAGACGGTGTGCCCCCACCCAACAAGCTCGGTATCAGGAGTATTCAAGTGCCAGGAGATGACGCCGCCATGACGATGAAGCAACGGCTTGCCGCCCAACGCCGTGCCTTCCTGCGCGACGGCGCGCCGACGATCGCTCAACGCAAGGACGCCCTGCGCCGCCTGCGCAGCGCCATTTTGGCCCAGCGCAGCGCACTGACGGCGGCCGTCAGCGCGGATTTCGGCCACCGCTCGCCTTACGAAACCGACATTCTGGAAATTCTGGTCACCGTGCAGGCGATCGATTATCTGCTGCGCAACCTGAAGCGCTTTATGCAGCCGGAGCGCCGCCACGTCGCCCTGCCATACCAGGCCGGGCGCGCCTATGTGCAATACCAACCCAAGGGCGTGGTCGGCGTCATGGCACCGTGGAACTACCCGTTATCCTTGACGCTCATCCCGCTGGCCACCGCCCTGGCCGCCGGCAATCGCGCGATGCTGAAACCTTCGGAACTCACGCCGCACACCAGCCAACTCATCGAGACGATGCTGGCGGCGCAGTTTCCCGCCGACAAGGTCGCCGTGGTGACCGGCGGGCCAGAGATCGGGGCCAGGTTCAGCGAACTGGCGTTCGATCACCTGGTGTTCACCGGCAGCACGGCGATCGGCCGTCAGGTCATGCAGGCAGCCGCTAAAAATCTGGTGCCGCTGACGCTCGAGTTGGGCGGCAAGAGCCCTGCGGTCATGGCGCGCGATGCGCTCACCGCCAGAGACGTCAACAGCCTGGCATTCGGCAAGCTGTCGAACGCGGGCCAAACCTGCATCGCGCCCGATTACCTGCTGATCCATCAGAACGATGTGGAGAACTTCATTGCGCTCTACGACGCGGCGGTCAAAGCGTTTTACCCCACAGGGCCGACGGGCAGCGACTACGGCGCCATCATCAGCGACAGGCACTATCAGCGTTTGCAAGACCTGCTGGCCGACGCGCAAGCGCGGGGCGCGCGGATCGTTCCGGTGGGCCATCGCCCTGAATCTGCGTCTGAACGGGCAAAAACCCTGGCCCCCACGCTGATCGTCGGCGCGCCCGACGACAGCCGGATCATGCAAGAGGAGATCTTCGGGCCGCTGCTGCCGGTACGCACCTACGCTGCTATTGATGAGGCGATCGAGCTTATCAACGCCGGGCCGCGCCCGCTGGCGCTGTACTACTTCGGGCCGGCCGGCGCAGAGCGGGAACGGCTGCTGGCGCGCACCACCTCCGGCAACGTCAGCGTCAACACCACCCTGCTGCACTTCGCCCAGGACGATCTGCCGTTCGGCGGCATCGGCCCCAGCGGCATGGGAGCCTGTCACGGCATCGAAGGGTTCCGGGCGCTGAGCCACGCCAAAGGCGTCTTCATCCAGAGCCGCTGGCACTTTACCGATCTGCTGCGCGCCCCGTTCGGCAAACTGGCGGACGCGGTGCTCAAGATCATGCTGCGGCGTCGATAAGGCGCCGCGTTGCCTATCAACGGCAAGGCCTTGAATCGCTGAAAGCTATCACAGTATTCAATCATTCCTATTTTATCTCTCCGCCGCCGCTGACTAAGCTTAGCCATGAGTCGCCCTTTGCCCGTTAGCGGCCGGGGCGATGTGGATCGATTGAGTTCAGTTATTTAGCGCAACACCCGACGCAAGCCTTACCCGCATGTCTTGTTAACCGCTCCACGCCTGGAGCCCAATACGGAAGCAGAGAGCGCATTATGACAACTGAAAGCAAATGCCCGTTTTCGGGCGGCAAACAGCCCGCACCGCAGGACGGCACCACCAATCAGGATTGGTGGCCTAATCAGCTCAGCCTGAAACCGCTGCATCAACACTCCCCCCTGTCCGATCCGATGGATAAAGACTTCAACTACGCCGACGCCTTCAACAGCCTCGATCTGGCGGCGGTCAAACAGGATCTGCACGCCCTGATGACCGACTCACAGGAATGGTGGCCGGCGGACTTCGGCCACTACGGCGGCCTGTTCATCCGCATGGCCTGGCACAGCGCCGGCACCTACCGTATCGGCGACGGCCGCGGCGGCGCGGGCGAAGGCCAGCAGCGCTTCGCTCCGCTCAACAGCTGGCCGGACAACGTCAGCCTCGACAAGGCGCGCCGCCTGCTGTGGCCGATCAAACAAAAATACGGCCGCAACATCTCCTGGGCCGACCTGCTGATCCTGACCGGCAACGTGGCGCTCGAATCGATGGGCTTCAAAACCTTCGGCTACGCCGGCGGCCGCGCCGACACCTGGGAGCCGGACGACGTCTACTGGGGATCTGAGAAGATCTGGCTGGAGTTAAGCGGCGGGCCGAACAGCCGCTACTCGGGCGACCGCGACCTGGAAGACCCGCTGGCGGCGGTGCAGATGGGCCTGATCTACGTCAACCCGGAAGGGCCGGACGGCAACCCCGATCCGGTGGCCGCCGCGCGCGACATCCGTGAAACCTTCGCCCGCATGGCGATGAATGACGAAGAGACCGTGGCGCTGATCGCCGGCGGCCACACCTTCGGCAAAACCCACGGCGCCGGCCCGGCGTCTAACGTCGGCGCCGATCCGGAAGCCGCCGGGCTGGAACAGCAAGGCCTCGGCTGGCACAGCACCTTCGGCACCGGCGTCGGCAAAGACGCCATCACCAGCGGGCTGGAAGTCACCTGGACCACCACCCCGACCCAGTGGAACCACGACTTCTTCCGCCACCTGTTCGAATACGAATGGGAGCTGAGCCAAAGCCCGGCCGGCGCGCACCAGTGGGTGGCGAAAGACATCGGCGAAACCATCCCCGACGCCTTCGACCCGAACAAGAAACGCCGTCCGACCATGCTGACCACCGACCTGTCGCTGCGTTTCGATCCGGCCTACGAGAAAATTTCGCGCCGCTTCTATGAACACCCGGAAGAGCTGGCCGACGCCTTCGCCCGCGCCTGGTTCAAGCTGACCCACCGCGACATGGGGCCGCGCGCGCGCTACCTCGGCCCGGAAGTGCCGCAGGAAGAACTGATCTGGCAAGATCCGGTTCCGGCGGTCGATCATCCGCTGATCGACGAGCAGGACGTCGCCGCGTTGAAAAGCAAGGTGCTGGCTTCCGGCCTGCCGGTCTCAACGCTGGTTTCCACCGCCTGGGCGTCGGCCTCGAGCTTCCGCGGTTCCGACAAGCGCGGCGGCGCCAACGGCGCGCGCATTCGCCTGGCGCCGCAGAAGGACTGGGCGGTCAACCAGCCTGCGCAGCTCGCCGCGACGCTGGCCACGCTGGAAGGCATCCAGCGCGCCTTCAACGATGCGCAAACCGGCGGCAAGCGCGTCTCACTGGCGGATCTGATCGTGCTGGCCGGCGCGGCGGGCGTGGAACAGGCGGCGAAGAACGCCGGCTTGACCCTGACGGTGCCGTTCGCACCGGGCCGCACCGACGCTTCGCAGGAACAGACCGACGTGGACTCTTTCGAGGCGATGGAGCCGCTCGCCGACGGCTTCCGCAACTTCCTGAAGGGCAAATACCGCGTGCCGGCCGAAGCGTTGTTGGTCGATAAGGCGCAGCTGCTGACCCTGACCGCGCCGGAAATGACGGTGCTGGTCGGCGGGCTGCGGGTGCTCGGCGCCAACGTCGGCGGCGCGCAGCATGGCGTGTTCACCCAGCGGCCGCAGGCGCTGACCAACGACTTCTTCGTCAACCTGCTCGATATGGGCACCACCTGGCACCCGGTGGGCGAGGACGGCCTGTTCGAAGGCCGCGATCGCCGCAGCGGCGCGGTCAAGTGGACCGGCACCCGCGTCGATCTGGTGTTCGGTTCGCACGCGCAGCTGCGCGCGCTGGCCGAAGTCTACGGCAGCGCCGACGCGCAAGAGAAGTTCGCCCATGACTTCGTCGCCGCCTGGAACAAAGTGATGAACCTCGATCGTTTCGATCTGGCGTAAACTCCCCGCAACGGCCTGCTTCGGCAGGCCGTTTTTTTCCCGAGATCAACACTGCCTCCGCTCAGCGCCCGTCGTTATATTTCATCTCCTCGCTTATTCGTATTTACTCAACAAGTCATATAAAAATTTGATGGGCGGCAATTCTCTTAATGCTGTATTTATATTTAGAGGGCAATGAAGAACGTAAATTCAGCGTGCCAATACGATATATCCCAGCAAGGAGAAGACCGTTATGGATTATCCTCGATTCACTTCAACACGCGACGAGGCGGGCCGCATTATCAGCGCCGTCCCTTAGCGACAGCTGGCCTGCTGGCCGGGCGCCTCACCGTTTACGCCAATAAGAATAAATGTTCTGCACCTGCGCCATATTCGCCGGGGCGTCAGAACTTCGCCCCTACTTAGCGTTTCATCACGCACGTTGCGTTTTTGGTTTTTTATTTTCAGCCGACGGGAAAGCCCATAGGAAATTACGCTGCACTCAGGAAAATAACCGCAACCTGGAGGTCATCATGCAACACATTATCGGTATTTCTTCTCGTCGGCTGAGGATATCAGCCCTTGCGCTGCTGCTCCCGGCAATGTCATGGGCGGCCGATACGGCGTCTGTCGCCGTGGGGCCGCAATACGACACCACGCATGTCTATGTGGAACGCGGCAAAATGGATGCCTTTGTCGACAGCATCCTGAAAACCTTCGGCGGCACCAGCACCGAACGCGTGCTGGTCAACGTCACGCCCACGCCGAGCGAAACCTATTCCCAGCTGATACTGACGCCGGCCGGCAGCTTCTCGGTGTTCGATTTCAAAACGCCGATCCCGCACCCGTTCGGCACCGAGCGCAACGGTTTTCTGGTCAGGGATATGGATGCCGCCATTCAACAAGCCAAGGCCGCCGGCGCCGATGTGCAGGTTGAGCCTTTCGACGATCCGATCGGCCGCGACGCGGTGATCCAATGGCCCGGCGGCGTCAATATGCAGCTCTATTGGCACACCAAAGCGCCCAACTACCGGCCGCTGCTGAGCGTGCCGGAAAACCGCCTGTATCTCTCCGCCTACCGCGTCGATGACTTCCTGAAAAGCTATCAGGCGTTCTCGCACGGTAAGGTCGTGCGCGACGAGCAGGTCAGCGATGCGGCGATCGGCCGCAACGATAACGGCAAGATCCGCCAAATCGAACTGGATTCGCGGTTTGGCAAAACGCGCATTTTCGTCACCGACGGGCACCTGCCTTATCCGTTCGGTCATGAGCGCACCGGCTATGGCGTCGAGGATCTGCAGGCCACGCTGGCCAAAGCGACGGCCAGCGGCGCACAGGTGCTGTGGCATTCGACGGCGGCGGAAAGCCGCGCTTCGGCGCTGGTGCGTTTCCCCGGCGGCTATATCGCCGAAATTCACCAGACGGCTAAATAAACCCAAGGCGCGCTGCGGCGCGCTTTTTTCTTCGGATATCCATGATGAAACGCACGCTTCCCGCACTTTTGCTGTTCTCCGCACTGCCCGCTCTGGCGGCGGAACCCACCGCTGCGCCCTGGAAAAACATCCCGTTGGGCGATGCGGCCACCTTGTCTTTCGACGGTTCACTGCGCGAGCGCTATGAATGGACGGATCAACGCGATCTGAGCGGCGGGCGCGACGACACTTTAATGCAGCGCCTGCTGATCGGCGCACGCCTCGACTACGGCGACTATTTTGGCGCCTACGTCCAGTTGGGATCTTCGCTGGCGACGATGCGCGACCATGGGCGCAAGCCAACCGATGAAGATCGCGCCTATCTCGGCCAGGGCTATGTGGATATGAAATTGCCCACCGCCTACGGCCTCGGCACCCTGCGGGTCGGCCGCCAGGAGATTGCGCTGGGTTCGCTGCACCTGATGGGCACCCGCGACGGCCCCAACGTGCGCCGTTCTTTCGACGCCATCCGCGCCAGCTGGGCCAAGGATAAAAACCGCCTCGACGCCTTTATCGGCCATCCCGTCACCCTTAAAACCGGCAGTTTCGACGACGATACCGACAACAGCCAAAAAGTTTGGGGGCTCTACGGCACCACGCCGCTGACGCCGCTGGCTTCTTCGCTCGATCTCTACACCTTTGGCTTTGAAGATAACGACGCCCATTACGCGCAGCTCAACGGGCAAGAGCGGCGCTATACCGTCGGCGCGCGCATTTTCGGCACGGCACAGGGGTTCGACTGGGACAATGAGGCCGCCTGGCAGTTCGGCAGCGCAGAACAGCGCGACATCCGCGCCTGGTCCGCGTCGGCGCACGCCGGCTATACGGTGAGCGACTGGCGCTGGCAGCCGCGCTTCGGCGGCAAGATTGGCATCGCCAGCGGCGATAAAAACGGCCATGACGGGCAGCTCAATACCTTCAACGCCATGTACCCCAAGCTGCCCTATCTGACCGAGAACGGGCTGGTGGCGCCGGCTAACCTGATCGCCATCCACCCTTCGGTCACCATCACGCCGTGGCAAACCCTGGCCATCGACTTCAGCTGGGACGCGTTATGGCGGCAACGCCGCGAGGACGCCTTCTATCTCGGGCCGATGCGCCCGGTGAAAGGCAGCGAGCAGGGCTCGCGCTTTATCGGCAATCAGTATCAGGTCGAAACCGCCTGGACGCCGAGAAGCGATCTCCAGTTCAAGGTGGCCTATGTCTACTTCGACGTCGGCCACAGCCTGCAGCAACATGCCGGGCTGAAAGACATGAACTTCGTCCTGGCGCAGGGCACCTACAGCTTCTGACGTCAATAAAAAGGGCGCCGAACCAGGCGCCCCGTCTGTCTTACAGCGCAGCCAACTCCGCCGCCAGGGTGGCGACCAGCTGCGCCGCCGGCATCGGCCGCGCCAGGCCTACGCCCTGCCCGGCCCACAGCGACATGAACTCCCCGCGCCCGGCCTTGGCCGCCGCCTGGCGGATATCGCCGGTGAGCGCGTTCTGCACCGGATAAGGCAGGATCTGCCCCTCCTCCGCGCGCATCTGGCGCATGAAATCATTGACGATGCCGCGCGCCGGGCGGCCGCTGAAGGCGCGTGTCAGGCGCGTACTGTCATCACCGGCGTTGCGCAATGCCGCTCGCCAGGCGTCGGCGATGCCCGATTCCGGGCTGCACAGAAACGCGGTGCCGAGCTGCGCCGCCTGCGCGCCCAGCAATTGCGCCGCCGCGATGCCGCGACCGTTCATGATGCCGCCTGCGGCGATCACCGGGATCTTCACCGCCGCCACCACCTGCGGCAACAGGGCCATCAGGCCGACGCAGGATTGCTCGATATCGCCGAGGAAGGTCGGACGATGACCGCCCGCCTCCGCGCCCGAAACGCAGACAAAATCGGCGCCCGCCTCTTCCCAGGCGCGGGCTTCCGCCACCGTGGTGGCGGTGCCTATCACCCGCGAACCGGCCTGCTTGAACTGCGTGACCGTCGCGCGCGGCAGCACGCCGAAGGTGAAGCTGGCCACCGGCGGCGCAGCCTCCAGCAAGGCCGCGATCTGGTCGCGGTTGTTTTCGGCAAATTTGGCGGGGATCGGCGGCTCGCTCAGCCCCAACGCTTCGCGGAACGGCCGCAGCAGGTGCTGGGCGCGTTTCAGCTCGGCGAGATCCGGGTGCTGTTCATCGAGCAGAAACAGGTTGATGTTGAACGGCGCGGCGGTCTGCGCGCGGATCTGCTGCACGCGCTCGAGGATCACCTCCGGCGAGAACAGCGCCGCCGCGCACGATCCCAGCGCCCCGGCGTTGCTCACCGCCACCGCCAACGCCGGCGGCGACGCGCCGTTCATCGGCCCTTGAACGATCGGATAGCGCAACCCAAGCTCGCGGGCAAAAGCAGAAGGTGCCGTCATCAATGTGTCTCCCTGTGTGGACTACATTCGTCTTACGGCGGCCGCGCCGCCGAACCGACCAAAAGCATAGCACCTTCTCGCCGCCTGGCCGTGCAGTTAATGCTTCACTTGACGCCGATCCAGCGACAGGAAGTGGTGCACCACCGGCTTGTCCGGG is part of the Serratia surfactantfaciens genome and encodes:
- a CDS encoding alpha/beta fold hydrolase, with product MGYVTTSDGVEIFYKDWGPKNGKVIYFHHGWPLSSDDWDAQMLFFVNKGFRVVAHDRRGHGRSSQVSEGHDMDHYADDVAAVVKHLGVQGAMHVGHSTGGGEVVRYIVRHAEDKVSKAVLISAVPPLMVKTDANPQGTPKAVFDDFQAQLAANRAQFYYDVPAGPFYGYNRPGAKPSEAIIWNWWRQGMMGGAKAHYDGIVAFSQTDFTEDLKKIAIPVLVIHGDDDQVVPYQDSGVLSAKLVQNGTLHTYKGAPHGIPTTHADQVNADLLAFVNS
- a CDS encoding alginate export family protein, translating into MMKRTLPALLLFSALPALAAEPTAAPWKNIPLGDAATLSFDGSLRERYEWTDQRDLSGGRDDTLMQRLLIGARLDYGDYFGAYVQLGSSLATMRDHGRKPTDEDRAYLGQGYVDMKLPTAYGLGTLRVGRQEIALGSLHLMGTRDGPNVRRSFDAIRASWAKDKNRLDAFIGHPVTLKTGSFDDDTDNSQKVWGLYGTTPLTPLASSLDLYTFGFEDNDAHYAQLNGQERRYTVGARIFGTAQGFDWDNEAAWQFGSAEQRDIRAWSASAHAGYTVSDWRWQPRFGGKIGIASGDKNGHDGQLNTFNAMYPKLPYLTENGLVAPANLIAIHPSVTITPWQTLAIDFSWDALWRQRREDAFYLGPMRPVKGSEQGSRFIGNQYQVETAWTPRSDLQFKVAYVYFDVGHSLQQHAGLKDMNFVLAQGTYSF
- the katG gene encoding catalase/peroxidase HPI gives rise to the protein MTTESKCPFSGGKQPAPQDGTTNQDWWPNQLSLKPLHQHSPLSDPMDKDFNYADAFNSLDLAAVKQDLHALMTDSQEWWPADFGHYGGLFIRMAWHSAGTYRIGDGRGGAGEGQQRFAPLNSWPDNVSLDKARRLLWPIKQKYGRNISWADLLILTGNVALESMGFKTFGYAGGRADTWEPDDVYWGSEKIWLELSGGPNSRYSGDRDLEDPLAAVQMGLIYVNPEGPDGNPDPVAAARDIRETFARMAMNDEETVALIAGGHTFGKTHGAGPASNVGADPEAAGLEQQGLGWHSTFGTGVGKDAITSGLEVTWTTTPTQWNHDFFRHLFEYEWELSQSPAGAHQWVAKDIGETIPDAFDPNKKRRPTMLTTDLSLRFDPAYEKISRRFYEHPEELADAFARAWFKLTHRDMGPRARYLGPEVPQEELIWQDPVPAVDHPLIDEQDVAALKSKVLASGLPVSTLVSTAWASASSFRGSDKRGGANGARIRLAPQKDWAVNQPAQLAATLATLEGIQRAFNDAQTGGKRVSLADLIVLAGAAGVEQAAKNAGLTLTVPFAPGRTDASQEQTDVDSFEAMEPLADGFRNFLKGKYRVPAEALLVDKAQLLTLTAPEMTVLVGGLRVLGANVGGAQHGVFTQRPQALTNDFFVNLLDMGTTWHPVGEDGLFEGRDRRSGAVKWTGTRVDLVFGSHAQLRALAEVYGSADAQEKFAHDFVAAWNKVMNLDRFDLA
- a CDS encoding coniferyl aldehyde dehydrogenase; amino-acid sequence: MPGDDAAMTMKQRLAAQRRAFLRDGAPTIAQRKDALRRLRSAILAQRSALTAAVSADFGHRSPYETDILEILVTVQAIDYLLRNLKRFMQPERRHVALPYQAGRAYVQYQPKGVVGVMAPWNYPLSLTLIPLATALAAGNRAMLKPSELTPHTSQLIETMLAAQFPADKVAVVTGGPEIGARFSELAFDHLVFTGSTAIGRQVMQAAAKNLVPLTLELGGKSPAVMARDALTARDVNSLAFGKLSNAGQTCIAPDYLLIHQNDVENFIALYDAAVKAFYPTGPTGSDYGAIISDRHYQRLQDLLADAQARGARIVPVGHRPESASERAKTLAPTLIVGAPDDSRIMQEEIFGPLLPVRTYAAIDEAIELINAGPRPLALYYFGPAGAERERLLARTTSGNVSVNTTLLHFAQDDLPFGGIGPSGMGACHGIEGFRALSHAKGVFIQSRWHFTDLLRAPFGKLADAVLKIMLRRR
- a CDS encoding NAD(P)H-dependent flavin oxidoreductase: MTAPSAFARELGLRYPIVQGPMNGASPPALAVAVSNAGALGSCAAALFSPEVILERVQQIRAQTAAPFNINLFLLDEQHPDLAELKRAQHLLRPFREALGLSEPPIPAKFAENNRDQIAALLEAAPPVASFTFGVLPRATVTQFKQAGSRVIGTATTVAEARAWEEAGADFVCVSGAEAGGHRPTFLGDIEQSCVGLMALLPQVVAAVKIPVIAAGGIMNGRGIAAAQLLGAQAAQLGTAFLCSPESGIADAWRAALRNAGDDSTRLTRAFSGRPARGIVNDFMRQMRAEEGQILPYPVQNALTGDIRQAAAKAGRGEFMSLWAGQGVGLARPMPAAQLVATLAAELAAL